Below is a window of Solanum stenotomum isolate F172 chromosome 7, ASM1918654v1, whole genome shotgun sequence DNA.
GAGAAACTCAATAAGATGTACAATTCATACAAGTTGATAACAGTATGAAGAAAGGAGCAGAATCACCCAAAACTACTTATAATAGTAAGAAACAAATTAAactaagacaaaaaaaaattattcacataTGAAATACGACAAACAAATCCTAACtagacataattaaataaaaaccaaaaataacaaatcctaaataactAGATTACTGGCTTAGGCTAAATACTTGAACAAATTTGGGTTTTCTTGGTCTCTTTCCAAGTAATCTCTAGTGATGAGATCTTCCATTTGTTTTTTGATTGCTTTTAAGTCAGGCTTAAACATTGAGCTCAAATGCTCAACACACTCCGCTACTAGTTGTTGATGAGGAAGAACTTTCCGACTCTTCATAATACGCACAATACAAGCATCAATTGCATAACGTCTATCTTTGCCTACATCCTCGACCACCTTTTTCCTTTCATCCACAGGAGGTAATGGGACCCTAATCCGTCTCATCCTGTCAGTGAACTTGGAGTTGAATTCAAAATGATCAGATGACGAAACAGTTGTATTACTAGGCTCCTTAATCAGAATTTTATACTTGGCACATGAAAGGGATTGAAGCAATCTGATCATGTCATCATCAGCCAAATTTAACTGACTTTTGATTTCTGAGTAACTCAATCTATCTGACGAATTAAACAATAACAGAACAGCAGCCTGATACGTTCCCAGAATCAATTCAATTGTTTTTGAATCAAACTTCCCATTGACGTTACACGTACCCAATGAATAAATCCATGTCAATTTCCTGTGTTTCGTTTTTGTCTGATAGAATTCGTTGAAGACTTGTACACACTTAGCCATCTCCACAGGGAGACTCAAATCACAAGATTTATAACTAGGCCAGAACCCACTTGTAAGAATTGTGACAGTTATATCAATTCCAGGACTCGTACTCGGGTTGTTGCTGAGATATTCTTGAAACTTGTTCTGATTTTCCTTAGCCAAAGTCAAGTCTGTCAGCATTCCCACCATCTTTGATGTAAAATGTCCACCACACTGTTGCTTTAGCTTTGTTAAGATAAGCCTTTCGTGGTCATCATTCGCACTTTTATCAAAGAGCAATCGACGAGAAAGTTTCTTCTTGCAGAACTCCACGAAAAGGTCTTTGTCATTAATGTATGCGAGAAGCTTTACCACCTTTTCCAACCTCTCCTCAATAGCATCATCACTGAGTTTTTCACTTCCGCCTTTCTTAAGAATATTATCACAATAAGAAGCAAGGAGCTCTGCACTTGAACAACCAGATACAATCTTGTTACAAAACACCTCAAATGCCTCCTTGAGAGCCTTATGAAACAGAGAGTTATTAGCAAAACAGTTTGTAACATAAGCCATATACTTGTCGTAAAGCTCAATCAACTTTCTAACAAAGAATGGAGTTTCAGACTTGCTATTTGTCGTATCTTCAGCCTGTTGCACCAAAACCATGCCTTCAGCAACGACGTGCTGCTTAAACATATTTGAAACAGGTTCCAATACCTTGTCGATTCTGTGGAATAGTCTATACATTCGAGATAAATCCTCTACCTTATCATCTCTAAGCAATACTCGACATCCAGAATGCTCCTTCTCAAGTAACTCATTCGTATATACAACCAACAATTCATTTTGCACTTTCTCTAAAAGTTTCGTCTCACTAACAACATGGAGATAATGAGACACACtatctttctctttcttcaagCACGCCTCTGCCTTCAACATATAATCTGGACACGAATCTTCCACAATCCAACTTGAAGCTTTTCGAGAATAATAAGCTGCAGTATGTTTAAGTATTGCATCTTCAAAGTCATTCTCATAATACTCCATATTCCCCATTCCAATTCCAACGAATATATCAAACACATTCTTCNAACATATAATGTGGACACGAATCTTCCACAATCCAACTTGAAGCTTTTCGATAATAATAAGCTGCAGTATGTTTAAGTATTGCATCTTCAAAGTCATTCTCATAATACTCCATATTCCCCATTCCAATTCCAACGAATATATCAAACACATTCTTCAATAAACCTCTGTCAATCTGCTCACCCTCGCGTTCTtgttcaatcaacacaatagcTGCATCTCTAGCTTTACCCTTCAACTTCTCATAAACCAGATCACGAAAGAACATCAGACCAACTTCGTCAAGTCCAGGTAGAGACCATCGGGCAATAAAATATCGTTCCAGATAACAGAAGAAGCGTGAGAGCCATCTAATCATAATTTTGTGATTCTCCCATCTTTTGACAATCTCCCTCAATATGAACTCATCGTGCTTCTCTCGTAAAGAGGGCAGAACTGTATAATTGATATAGTCTACAATTGTTTGCCTGTACTTATCATACAAGTGTTGTGAGTAATCATTCCGCCGCTTATTCTGTGTGCACATGTTATATATAGTTGTATAGAGCATCATATACTCTTGAGGGCTGAAAGAAAGCTCTTCTCCTTCtaaaattttcttcaatttagTGATTCCCATCTGAATAAAATCCCATCCTTCCTCAAACTCAATAATCTTCACCTCACTCGTCGCCATCTTAGAACCACGTATTTTACGTCCACCGGAGAAAAGAATCGATCACCGGAGAGCTGAATCACGATCGCCGGAGTTTTATTTATAAACTCAAAAGTTGTTGAATCAGACTTCAACTTCTCTCTATTCTATTTATTGAAAACATTCAGCAATACCACTACTTATAATAGTAAGAAACCAAATTAAATTACGATTAGGAAATCTATTCTTTAATGAACTAGGACAAGCAAATTCTAAAtagacataattaaataaataccaaaaataacaaattttaaacaaattagGATTCCTATTCCAACTGCATCTAGAACCGTAAACTTGATGATATTTTTTCATCTCTATAAATATTAATGGACAAAGTTACGTGTTATATTTGATGTTTTTCATCTATCAAAACATGTTGATAGAGTTACATGCTATTGATGTTAGTATAAGATACCACATTAGT
It encodes the following:
- the LOC125871410 gene encoding cullin-1-like produces the protein MATSEVKIIEFEEGWDFIQMGITKLKKILEGEELSFSPQEYMMLYTTIYNMCTQNKRRNDYSQHLYDKYRQTIVDYINYTVLPSLREKHDEFILREIVKRWENHKIMIRWLSRFFCYLERYFIARWSLPGLDEVGLMFFRDLVYEKLKGKARDAAIVLIEQEREGEQIDRGLLKNVFDIFVGIGMGNMEYYENDFEDAILKHTAAYYSRKASSWIVEDSCPDYMLKAEACLKKEKDSVSHYLHVVSETKLLEKVQNELLVVYTNELLEKEHSGCRVLLRDDKVEDLSRMYRLFHRIDKVLEPVSNMFKQHVVAEGMVLVQQAEDTTNSKSETPFFVRKLIELYDKYMAYVTNCFANNSLFHKALKEAFEVFCNKIVSGCSSAELLASYCDNILKKGGSEKLSDDAIEERLEKVVKLLAYINDKDLFVEFCKKKLSRRLLFDKSANDDHERLILTKLKQQCGGHFTSKMVGMLTDLTLAKENQNKFQEYLSNNPSTSPGIDITVTILTSGFWPSYKSCDLSLPVEMAKCVQVFNEFYQTKTKHRKLTWIYSLGTCNVNGKFDSKTIELILGTYQAAVLLLFNSSDRLSYSEIKSQLNLADDDMIRLLQSLSCAKYKILIKEPSNTTVSSSDHFEFNSKFTDRMRRIRVPLPPVDERKKVVEDVGKDRRYAIDACIVRIMKSRKVLPHQQLVAECVEHLSSMFKPDLKAIKKQMEDLITRDYLERDQENPNLFKYLA